The sequence GGTGGTGTTCGGCGTGCCGCACAGTGCGTCGAACGCGCTGGCGCTACCGCTGCTGCAGGCGGTGCAGCGCGCTTTGCCCAAGGTGGAGCTGGAGCTCACCGAGGAGCTGACCGGCAACCTGGTGCCTCAGCTGCGCAGCGGGCAGATCAACCTGGCGGTGCTGTTCGATGACGGCACGCTGGGTGAGTTCGAGCAGACGGCCTTGCTCGACGAACAGCTGTCACTGATCTCGCCGGCCACCGCCGCGGACCGCCCGCTGGCGGCGGTGAGCCTGAAGCAGGCGCTGGCCCTGCCGCTGATCCTGCCGGCGCATCCGCATGGCGTGCGCCCGATCATCGAGTCGGCGGCGCGCGCCCATGGCCTGCCGGCGCCCAATGTGGTGGCCGACATCAGCTCGATCAGCATTTTGCGCACGACGATGCTGGCCGGCATGGGGCATACGCTGCTGCCGGTGATGCCGCTGCAGCATGACCTGGCCAGCGGCGCGCTGTGTGCGGTGCCGGTGGCGCCAGCGCTGACCCGTCGGCTGGTGCTGTGCGCTTCGCGGCACATCCCGCTGTCGACCGCCGCCACGGCGGTGCTGCAGCTGACCGTGGCGCTGACGCAGACGCTGTGCGCCGAGGGAGCGTGGCCGGGTGCGGCGCCGGTGGCGGAGGCGCCCTGACCCTCAGCCGGCCTTCCAGCGCTGGATGATCTGCTCGGCCAGCTCGCCCAGTGCCGGCGCGCTCAGGTCGGGCGCCGGCAGCTTGGCGGCCGGCAGCATGGCGTTGTGCGGCCGGGTGAGCAGCGCGCCGTGGCAGCCGGCGGCCTGGGCGCCCACCGTATCCCACAGATGGCA comes from Denitromonas sp. and encodes:
- a CDS encoding LysR family transcriptional regulator, whose amino-acid sequence is MELRQLRYFSAIAKHGSFSKAAEQVFVAQSALSHQLAQLEDELGVRLLHRSRRGVALTEAGRIFLAHATAILRQVDDARASVMNAAGEPSGKVVFGVPHSASNALALPLLQAVQRALPKVELELTEELTGNLVPQLRSGQINLAVLFDDGTLGEFEQTALLDEQLSLISPATAADRPLAAVSLKQALALPLILPAHPHGVRPIIESAARAHGLPAPNVVADISSISILRTTMLAGMGHTLLPVMPLQHDLASGALCAVPVAPALTRRLVLCASRHIPLSTAATAVLQLTVALTQTLCAEGAWPGAAPVAEAP